The DNA window ttgcacaaatccctaccaacACAATATAAACTTCTGAACATCATAAACTttgtttatcaatatatatttttaatttaatttaacatttgagTATTCTAAACTCTTTGGCAAAAGCCAAGTACCACTACAATCATCCTGTCTGATGCGAGCAGTGTTATCACCTCtatggtaatataaataaagcactAAATATTCCTTTGTTACGTTAAGATACGGCTTTgctataatttgattatatgaaCCTACAGTTAGATTAAGCGAAATTATCTCATTAATATAGTTAGTACAGTGcagatattataaacaattaattatagtaatCCCTTTACAAATTCTCCCTCCCTCCAAAGTCAGCAAATACCGTACGATAAgacgtaattaattaaatatattataaaaaagtatccaccaagccgcattggatcaaagtggtggaataagctcctaaccttcgcaaagggagaggaggtcttagtccagcagtgggaaatttacaggctgttactgttgttGTATTGTCAAGTAAAACTATGAAGCAAAACCTTCATTTATATAACTATCTATATAATTTCCTTATATTATCATATCTAATGttcaaaaaatgttatcaaaaaagAACCAGCTTCAGTCCACAACTTGGTCCACATGTTAGTGCATATGTTAAGTAAGCTGTTTAttttccaaatttcatcaaaatcagtctAACCGTTTTTCTGTCATTGACTGATAAACATCCAATTATGCAAACTCtaatttttttgcattatattcaaaatgaagTACTCTGAGCTCcaagatttttatatcaaaaaaagaACCATAGTAAAAGCTGTTTATGCTTACTTAACATTATCataaagttatgttattaaatcttttatattttactatctaATAAAACTAGATACAAAGCAGGATTGTCGTTTTATTCTTTGTCAGAGTTCATTCGTATCTTATGCCAAATAgtcttttacataaataacataaattcggTTGAAAAAACAGCGTCCTATCCATTTAGGCAAACATGTATTAAATCGAGgcaaatattttctaagaatCATTCGATTCTGATATTATCTTGGAGACGAATTGAAGATCGTAAAGGGATTTAACAGTAACCATTCGATCAAATTTTAATCCAATTCTATTTGCGAAAgcattacgtaataataataatcgaagtACGAAATAATTGCTGAACGTTTAGCCGGCTTAGATACGAAAAACAAATATAGATTTATGATATATCAATGTTTCGTATGAAATTTACGACTACTAACacagattttaattgaaatagtacaaaataaataaaatattaataccattgtacaataaataaatagattaatccGGAATCTTAAATTGTTATGTGGTAATAGAAATATgtagtaacaaataataaaatattttagtaacaaatacaaattaaagttaaaatacacCAAGGGCACGGATGATATGTctgtagaaaaatataaagaatatgatatattataatgtcttaTGATAGACTGGAGTGAACAAGTGAGCAATATCAAAGAGAAAGCATTCAACACTAGTCGTAGCTCGCGGCTTCGTTCGCgctttaggggttggtcgtcagccGTTAGGCAGAAAAAGTAGCCCATGGAGTCCAATctttgtaccaaatttcatcatattcggTTAAGTTGGTTGGAAGTGCACGCGtctttcttggtggtagggctttgtacgaGCCCTTCTGGGTATCATCATATATGACGATCTCCGtgttcgagtagtgtgtacagttttcatgagtacgccactccgtggtcccgaggttcgattcccggccgagtcgatgtagaaaaagttcattagttttctatgttgtcttgggtctggctgtatgtggtaccgtcgttacttctgattttacataacacaagtgctttagctacttacattgcgatcagagtaatgtatgtgatgttgtccaatatttattattattattattatttattctaccatcaaacagcagtactaagtattgttatagtatatttcagttactttcacagtataaagtcttacggtattatgctttggggtaacgcggccgctatccatactgtatttgtgctgcagaaaagggctattcgcgcaatctataacttAGGAGTCaaagaatcattaaggtataaatttaaagaaatcaagatattaacagttgcttctcaatatatattctgttatgttttatatgtacggagaaatgtttatgatttaatgagaaaatgtgatactcatagcattggtacaaggaacaaacacaaacttgttactcctgtaaCTCGACTGCCTAGAGTCAGTAAGTATTTTGTGGgacaatgtatacggttctacaacaggttcccagaaagcgttcaaaatgcttcttttgccaaattaaaaaaaattgttaaggaacgcttgtgtgcgaaaggttactatacaattagtgagtttatgattgatagcacaccttgggaatgaaacgatcgcctcctggctgtttctattcatattcaatatatatatttaataaatttggcaaaaaaaagacccactgagtttctttcgccgcttcttctcagatcagggtgttttcttttccaaaccggtggtagtgtttaatttgactatcaataagtaagtgtaaagCTTCCATATTGAagaaaggaatttgagtttgagtttgttttccggtttgaagagtaagtgagtcagtgtaactacacaagggacataacatcttatttcctaaggttggtgtcgcattagcgatgtaaggaatgattaatatttcttacagcgccattgtctatgggcggtggtgaccgcttaccatcaggtggaccatgtgctcgttcgcctacctatataatattaaaaaaatagcaatagacagaccgagttactttcgcatttattatattagtacagattaaacatgtatattaaatacttcttAAAGTTTCGTTAAATACTATTAGAAATATACGTGTATCCGATGGGATATCTCATTATTCAAAACGTATTAGAGTTTTGGTAACCTGTGTTAGGCATACCCTCATTTTATCTCCGGTTCCATATAAACTTCCATCCCATATTTAACCCTCTTATGTGACGGATATTCAAAACCGCTGTATAGTCTGTAatagtcataaaatatatctacgcACTGATTTCCATCtttttaactttgaaattaaaaacatttatagataATGTCGGTCTTCATTTAACTCCTTagacgattaaataaaaaaaatctttcttgaATAATACGTTCCGTAAGGAATTCCTAAACTAAATTTCACCCTCTCACACGCAGCAGTATGAGACAGTGAAAATGGACTGTGCATTGTATGTcagaatgtatttttattttataacatagtaATAATACATCAGGGATATAATAtgttagtttccaaggttggtggcgcaatgctgtaagaaatgtcaTTTTGTATGGgtggtggtaatcacttaccatcaattggcctatttgctcgccaacctgtatcataaaaaaatagtagaaaAGGTCTAAACTCTGTACCAAGCCTAAGAATTATTCCTTTCACTCAATACATAACaggcttattaaataataacggaGCGATTTCATTAAGTCATTGAATAATGGCTTTCGAGTGGAAAGCTGACttggtatataaattatataaaagataatatgtttatgtcagtttaatttaatttaattaaatattatttttattttatgctgaatatattgaatgtaattttaagtaatCGTTCTATGTATCTATTATAATCCGAATAAACGATGAGTTTCTCAAATTTTTACCAGTTCTAGATAGAATTTACGTTTTCAACCAGTAgcttataaattgtaaaattaatcttCAAAAGTGATAGCGGCTTATCAAGTGTcagtaaaatgtattaagattttcctattttatcaaatattttacttcgCGTCAGTAAAAAAGACTATGTCAATACGAATATGGTCAATTTGGAAATAAAAGATTacttattatgaatacaaatagCAACAGTACTTTCGTTGTAGTTTAATAATAGCAACTTAGACATAACCAACCGAAAGATACCCTTTGTGGCGTACAATTTTTGTGATACAGCAGTTTTCGAAGTAAACAATAGTTCAGAAAATGAGAAATAAGAAACAACTGAACGTAGATAGAATGAAAAGGGGCGACcgacagaaataaataatgcattGCATACATAATGTATGGTATGGCTTTTGGTAAGATATGGGTTAACAAACTTGGCCAAGTGCGAGCTTCTTGgctaacatacaaaaatattttttagtttaaattttatattatctatgctAATTTTATTAGGCTGAAGTGTTTGTTTGGTTCAACGCGCTTATCTCAGAAAATAATAgtccgaataaaaaaaaaatactgtttgatTGCCTATTTATCAAGAAAGGTTATAAGGCTATAACCACATGTTACCGGAGTATCAATGAAGAATGTTACAAAAACGGGGGAAAATTATTATAGCCGAGCGAAATCGGGACGATAATCTAGTTTAAGTATATGACTGACGaataggaataataataataaaattttattcattttattttacgaaactatttcgacatttttatttattttctgttgttTCACATCTTGCGAGCGCCCCGAGTAGACGTGGGCACCcttttgtatagttttttttttttaactttagttaatttattgtataaagtaatCTATTACAGAGCCTTAACAGATAAATTTAGGTGTaacgtattttatatgtaatgagATATATTGCAGGATCAAATCTTAATTACCCGTTTAAAGTCGTGCGAATCCGTAGTTTAATCATATCACCAGAGACTTGAAGCACTAAGTACTTAGACTAGACTAAGTATATTATGGAGCCATCTAGAAATTAAACCAatatcaaagttaaaaaatatgatttgctATTTACGATAGAAATCGttttgaacaaaattaaatatgttaaagtatttaaagataatttttaattaacttattaaattaaaaaaaaactttattaaagcatatttcagtgttgaattaaacgtaaatttaCCAACGTTTCGGAAAATAGATCAGTACTTACTCgttttcacatttttaattacagagttaaagcacttaaaatttatcctgcatacaaaaaaaaatactaagtcctTATTTATACCTTATTCATCAATCTTTTTTGACATGAGccgcaattttttaataattattattatttctaatcaaagacaaaagaaacttttttaaattattaatttaacagacTTTAAAATCGGATGTTGTATGAAGTACGTTTGTTTTGcgtattaaagttatatatgtataatgcaagtttataaatttagaattttattattattattattacattcatCTTTATCAgctatataataagtataatttttaattaataatttacaaatcgtATGTTATTTACATCTTTGTATTTGAATGATAAGAACTATCCGTAGGAAAatgatgatataaaaacattgacTTATAGGAGCTGCTATGTTTATTTAGATAGATATAATAAGATAACAGTTCACCATAACTAGGTTAACGTATATAACgttattcaaaaatatctatgagaataaaaaaaaaggctgTATCGTCAACGTCCAAGCTAACGAATACACGAACACTGCGGCTTTTCTATGAAACCCAAAACTCTAAACGTAAAAGAACCTAAAATTCTATACAAAAGCTTCATATAAAAGCGAGCACTAAGTAAGGGTATCTCAAAAGAGGTTAAATCTAAGGAGGTGAAATAGACCTTCGAgtgtaaatagaataaaaagatCGCTTTTAACGttacaaaaagtttatatatatatataaaaaaaacataattcaatCTTTAAAGGATTTTTAGAAGAATAAAACTCACTGGAAACTAAATTCTGGTACATTATGTaaccgatatatttatattattaaagtacacGTCGCCTTTGGAATAACGAAATACCAAAACATTACTGATAAAAATCAAACATGGAATCTCCCATCGTTGATGTGGAGTTTTAATTTCGAATATCGCTTCTAAATGAACCTTTTACTTTTGTAAGagtatgtttacttttatttcattacacgaatcaaatcaaatcaaatcaaaaatctttattcaatatagaagtgtttacacttgcttattgattgtcaaaaatctaccaccggttcggaatttagcacctcggacctgagaagaaccggcgaaagaaactcagcgggatatatattttttttttcattttgcatgtacaataattattatattttagttatttgaaacagcctggaggcgatcatttcattcccaaggtgtgcaatcaactaaaaagtcattagtgttgtaatatcctttagcacacaaacgctctttaacgattcttttgaattttataattgaataattttgaacgttttctgggatcctgttgtaaaaacgtatacattgccccaaaaaagagttactaaccctgtgtaatcgggtacttggagtaacaagtttattcttgttcctagtgttaatagaatgtacgtcacaatttctgggaaaatcgtttatgtttttgcgtacatacataacattatcaaaaacaaattgagaagcgacagtcattattttaatttctttaaatttatctcttaacgaatcttttgggcccaggttataaattgcacgaatagccctcttctgcagtacaaaaatagtattaatgtcagctgcattaccccagagtaggatgccatacgacattatactgtggaaataactgaagtacacaaggcgagccgtatccacatcagtcaaaagtctaattttttttaccgcataggctgcagagctgagtctattcgccaacttatttatatgggggccccattggagcttagagtctattgtcataccaaggaactctgttgattctaaaacatctaatgcttccccgtttaagcatacactcgttttgacacatcttacattgggagtagtgaatttaatacatttagtctttttactatttaacattaaattattaacactaaaccaatttactatttcagagagagtattgttcacatcgtcatatattgaaagacgtctttttattttaaaaattaaagaagtatcatcagcaaacaatactatctcgagcttatcacctaggagatgtggcaggtcatttatataaacaaggaagaggaatggtccaagaattgatccttgagggacccccacagtaactggagacccgggagatctctttccatttacatcaaccctctgaatccgattgctcagatacgaaatcagaagactgagtgcagtgtccctaattccataatgacgtagcttcctgaccaaagtttcgtgttgcacgcaatcaaaggccttagataaatcacaaaatatccctaaggcatcctgtgactcctccctcGAAGttcatatgttattaatttgaagacaaaattcaaatttagcaAATGTTTCTTTACAAGTATTTGTAGTAATTATACGCCGCTCGTCTTGATCCatttttgtgttacttattTTCTATTAGCATTACGAATACGGATTCTTCCAAAGcaaagttttatttgataacaaaaatagtattcgtataaatgttaaaatataattttaataatatttctacaaAAGCAATTATATCAGGAATAGaacatcttaatattatatatatactcgtattaaaataataatatatattttcaatacggAATATTCACAACGGGAACTTAGAAGTTTATTGATTTTAGGAAACAAAGAGACGGCTCGAGCTGAATAATATTACAGCGGAAGAAGGAATAATAAAAGAATAGTAATAATTCAACGTCTATTTTCTTTTGTTCCAGATAATGCTCGCCACCTTTGCTGATACTCGGATGCCTTAAGGCAATATGAAAGTCAAACGGAGTCTAGACGTGAGGCTCATAGCCTTGTGTACTACCTGCTTACTCCTACCGGCAATCGCTTGCCCGACCCAATGCATATGCAAGTGGAAGAACGGAAAGCGATACGTCGAGTGTACCGACAAGGATTTAAAAGCAATACCAAACTCGCTAGATTCCGAAACTCAAGTATTAGATTTCACCGGAAATGATTTACAAGTGTTGCAAAAGGAGACATTCCACAAATTAGGCTTGTTAGACTTACAGAAAATTTATCTACAGAGATGTCGACTGCAGAAAATCGATAACCACGCCTTCAGGGGCCTTGCAAATCTAGTTGAGTTGGATctatctaataattatattaccgtGATTCCATCGAGCAATTTCGTATTCTTCCCATCACTAATGAGACTTTCGCTGAACAATAATCCTATAACCGGTATAAAGACGCACTGCTTCCAGCATCTCTCCTATTTGAATACATTAGAATTGAGCAACTGTAAAATTGAGAATATTGAACCGGAGGCATTCTCTGGACTGAAACATTTAGAATGGTTGAGGTTGAACGGTAACCGATTATCAAATATTCAAGGAGATAATTTATTTCCCGATACGCTTCGGGGTATCGATCTTCAAAACAATAATTGGAATTGCGATTGTAATTTGAGAGATTTACATAACTGGCTATCGAATTTCAATATGCCACATGCCGTTGAACCCATCTGCTCACTACCTGAGCGTTTGAAAAAACGTACTATCACGGACGTAAATGAATTCGATTTATCTTGTTTACCAAAACTGACCCCTACAACCGTATATTTAGAGACGAATGTCGGAAACAATGTATCTCTCGAGTGTATCGTCAAGGCCGTTCCGGAGGCCAAGATACAGTGGTTCTATCAAGGCCAACTTATTCGAAATTATTCAACGTCCGCTATTGAGCCCCATCAcgtattttatgtagaaaacggtgttatagataaaaaaagcgAGCTGTACATATTCAATATTGGGAACGATGACAATGGTACGTATGCGTGTATCGCAGAAAATTCAGCTGGAAAAGTTCGTgcaaattatactataaaaattcTTGTGAAAGAGGAACCCGTCGTTATTGTCGTCACGTTCCCTCACCGACATTTAGTAGTGATAATAActgttatatttctaataatcgTTTTATTGATAGCAATAATAGCGGTTgtcttattgaaatttaaaacggATACTAGGAGTCGTAAAAAGAAAGAGAGTGGAAAAGATGTGGCTTTATGTAACCAAATTTTACCTTCTAGCAGAAGTAACGGATCATTGCCAAAAAATAACGGAAGCGTTATAGTGAATGCTCACTCGCACCACGCTTTGCATTACACAGTACAGACAAACCGAGATTATGAGTCGAGCGATGCATACCAGAGCAATAACATGAAAGGCTTTGTCGACAGGAATCCTGACCTAATTAGCGACGCGGAAACCGTCGCTAACAACGCACAAAACGAGAACACAGCGCTTTCAGTATACAAAGCACAAACAACTAACGACACTTTCGAAGAGGAGACCGCATTCACTGCTCCGACAGTACCGCGACAAGTCACATGGCAGGAtcaacaaaatttaacaagCATG is part of the Vanessa tameamea isolate UH-Manoa-2023 chromosome 10, ilVanTame1 primary haplotype, whole genome shotgun sequence genome and encodes:
- the LOC113391798 gene encoding uncharacterized protein LOC113391798: MKVKRSLDVRLIALCTTCLLLPAIACPTQCICKWKNGKRYVECTDKDLKAIPNSLDSETQVLDFTGNDLQVLQKETFHKLGLLDLQKIYLQRCRLQKIDNHAFRGLANLVELDLSNNYITVIPSSNFVFFPSLMRLSLNNNPITGIKTHCFQHLSYLNTLELSNCKIENIEPEAFSGLKHLEWLRLNGNRLSNIQGDNLFPDTLRGIDLQNNNWNCDCNLRDLHNWLSNFNMPHAVEPICSLPERLKKRTITDVNEFDLSCLPKLTPTTVYLETNVGNNVSLECIVKAVPEAKIQWFYQGQLIRNYSTSAIEPHHVFYVENGVIDKKSELYIFNIGNDDNGTYACIAENSAGKVRANYTIKILVKEEPVVIVVTFPHRHLVVIITVIFLIIVLLIAIIAVVLLKFKTDTRSRKKKESGKDVALCNQILPSSRSNGSLPKNNGSVIVNAHSHHALHYTVQTNRDYESSDAYQSNNMKGFVDRNPDLISDAETVANNAQNENTALSVYKAQTTNDTFEEETAFTAPTVPRQVTWQDQQNLTSMPPMSMPPNAMYQHSADVHLNPGCFLDSEGYPYDYGLPKHPCRPTMMSNYSVVGPFYQTLPHNRPKGQKLVCKFAKDNEFNATPPACPNFSEGFSATNVRRTLEGYPVPRNRQIAFVGNGTVYYNEEFVPSPPEGYKTEPVQCCVPTETCSSWNPKGTCAVMVPMGMPEGPGRCYQVETRCVDTQTTDARMPGEGTENVLKPLPQVSNAKCVSDMCSESPDEGYVGDANDI